In Plectropomus leopardus isolate mb chromosome 17, YSFRI_Pleo_2.0, whole genome shotgun sequence, the DNA window ATTCTCACCTGGCTGTCAGGTGTTACAAAAATAACTCGGTGCAAAGCTGTGTGCCAGAAATGGATCATATGGCAGCCTAAAAAGTGGTCTCTAGGCCTGTGGGAGCTCATCATACAAACAGCCAGAGGGCATAGCTGCATCTTTCTCTTCCCACGTGCTGTCAGGATATTGTGTTTACTGGACTTATTTTCCTCGCTGGGGGTAGAGCAGCATGTGTATTGGATTATGTAGTTATAAAACTGTCCAATAATGCTGAGGATTCTTCTATTGTTTGTCAACCTAAAACCAATACTTGTGCTCTTACAGATGTGTACAGTGGAGTTTGGTTTCCCAGGATTCAAAGCTCAAGCCACTGCAATGAGACCACTGTCAACAGTGGCAGGGATCCCCTTCATGTACTCTTGGTCACCTCTGCAGCACAATTTCATGGTATGACATTAACCACATTGAGCTGTGGAGTTGTAATGCAATTGCAGTGTTATTACAGGTGCAGAGCACACTGTACCTATTAATTAAATCACTCACCTGTTTACAATTGTTGAGTTTCATGCATTCAATGGACATGGACATGTGAGTTGATTAAATGGATGAAACATCTAAACCACTTGACGAAACTCAAGAACAGATGTCATTAAGCTACAAGCACCCTTTGTTcccaaaacatttgattttgaaaatacatAGTTTTTACTAGCAGATGGCAACATACTTACAGAACATAAACACACGCTGCTCTTGCAACACAACTTAGTTTACATTTCTTCTAtttgcagtctgtgtgtgtatctttgttgGACTGTGACTTGTCCACAGCCAGAACCACGGGAACAGTTTGTGAACTGTTACTTGTTTGTTGATATTTTCAGCTGTAGACGCTCCAAAGCTTCACAGATGGTGGTATGATTTGCTGCATCAGCTGGTTGCACGCCTGTCTTTATAAGAGTTTTTGTTTCTTAGGTGGAGGATGAGACATTCCTTCACAACATCCCATACATGGGCGATGAGGTACTGGAGCAGGACGAGGCCTTCCTGGAGGAGCTCATCGACAACTACGATGGTGTCCATGGTGACAGAGGTGTGTGTTGAATGCTCTGTCTGTTATGGGATACCTTACGTGCAATATGACCATTTCTATATCAGTCACTCACTCTGTGTTACATCGTATTCGTGAagaaagtttaaattttttttgcatgcctcagcaatgaatgaagaatccaaaaatggagaaaatgcGTGATGAATTGGTGAAAAGGGGATCACGTTTAACTTACCTCCCAAACCAcactgttctcatgcactgtttgtacattttcctattaaagaaatgcaaaaaattgtACATATCCCATGTAATTGTGAGTCAGTAACTCCTGCATAACCCACATGTTTTGGAAGGCAGTGATAATGTGACCAGAGCAGTGGTAGTGAAGAAGGAAGCTGTCCCGAGCGGTCCAGTTAGGAGGCAGGTCTGGAGCTGGGATTTTTCCCCCGAGACTGGCACTCAGAaccataactttacattaaggacATAACGTAATTTGTGGGGCActtatttgtaaaatatcatATAAACTGTTCATTTTCATAGGATATCTTACGAATCGTTGTATGAAGATAAGCtgcccaaacacatgcatttctgCTAAAAccttaacattaaaaaaatattaacataaacACCTCAGGAGCACTCCTTGCCTGTGCCTGAGAGTGtttgtgatttgattttatAGATATCCAGATGGTCATCTGTGgggtgaattattcctttaagatGTCTGTACAGAGCCCATAATCTAACACTTTTCATAGTGTATACCACTGCAACATTAAGCTCAGACTTTCTCTTACTATATGCTGATGGTGcagctgtgagaaaaaaaaatgttatttcaggGATTTGCAGTTGTTAGGTTCTGACATGTGACCTGTGTGTCCCAGAGGGGGGTTTTATCAGTGACGAGGTCTTCAAAGAACTGGTGGAGGCCTTGAGCCAGTACTCTGACCAcgaggatgaggaagaggaggaagcagcAGTGGTGACGGTGCCGACGACGGAGGTGACGGGAAAGAAAGAGGATGAGAGAGTGATGAGGAGGAGCTCGGTGGAGGGTTCAGAAGAGACTAAACCTGGTACTGCGGCATTCatcaggaggaagaggaggagcactACTGAGGGTGAGCCAGCCTTCAGCTGTGCATTTGTGCGTGCAGACTTTGCCCTGCGCGAGAACAAGTGGGCTGCAGCATGAACAAGGCTGGTACTGTTCCTCTCATTACATTGTACAGCTGCCACAAGGTCGCCCTGCCACAGCAGCCCTTGCATGGGCATTGTTTACTTTAAAGCTGCCCCTGTGTCCCTGCATGGGTACTGTGTGTGAGGGAACCTGTTTGTCCATGACACTGATATGGCCCAGCTCTAATTACAGAACTTAATGACCTCTCGTACCAGGGTTTATGGGAAACTAGGCTGTACACAAACTCAGCTTACCCTTTGTGATAGTGAAATGGAAGCACACCTGGCTACACAGTCATTCAGGTAGACAAACATAGCCATGAATGGaagatactgaaaaaaaaacactttttgtagTACATCttgattttcactgttttccaaCCAGTTATTTCTAACTGGCCTTGAGCATTGGGAGAAAGAACATATTGCATAAGATTTGTTTGTGAATCTGTATCGAAACCTGATGTGTGGACAAAACTGTTTGTATAACcaactttctctctgtctcccaaAGTGAAGGACATGTCCAGCAGCAAGAAAGTCCCCAACGATAACATATTTACAGCCATCGCCTCAATGTTCCCTTACAAGGGCACCACGGAGGAGCTGAAGGAAAAGTAAGAAGTGAAAGTGCAGTGAAACTGGGGATCTATGTGCACAATGCTGAACAGGCCGTTGCTTAGTGTTCACCATGGAGACGCAAGCTGTCAGGGAGGAAAGTAATAATGGTGGCTCCCTCTCAGGCTCTCTGACTCAAAAGGAGCAGTTGCACCAGCATCTGAAAGAACTTTACTTAAAAAGAAACACCTACAACTTAACCAAGCACCAAAGGCACCAAATAAGCGGACTTATATTGTGGTAAAATAATTGTACACGGGTGATATATCACGACCGAATCTCTCCCTGTCACCTCCACAGGTATAAGGACCTCCTGGAGCCCCCCAGCCCAGTGAAGCTGCCCCCTCTCTGCACCCCCAACCTGGATGGACCCTTTGCTAAGTCTGTACAGCGGGAGCAGTCGTTACACTCCTTCCACACCCTCTTCTGCAGACGATGCTTCAAATATGACTGTTTTCTCCACCGTAATGGCTCAAGTTATCTTCCATTATTATTGTCTCTCCTTCAGTTTGTAAATTTGCGATTACATTATGACTCCccaactctttttttgtgtgtcttgtcGCTGACCACTAATGACCTGATTGTACAATAGTCaacttgtgtttgtttctgttcatAAAGCTTTTCATGCTACACCCAATGTTTACAAGAGGAAGAGTAAGGAGATCCGCATAGAGACTGAACCATGTGGTGTCGACTGCTTCCTGTTACAGGTATGCCAAGCTCACAATTATTTCACTTATTCATGCATTTTGTACGGTGTAGTTTATGCCGTGCATGTGTGATTGTTTACGCTAGGATTGTCCACACACCAACATTTTAAACTTCAGTACAATGCTAGTGTAAAAAAGCAATACTGGATACATATTTGGTACCacggcaaaaagaaaaaaaattctttttctttgaaaaaatgtattaacaacCTGCATACAGTTTTGGTacggaaaaaaaatcaatgaacaGAGTCACATGGTGGGTTTGTTGTGGGAGAGAATGCCGCATCAGCTGCAGGTAAAGGACCAGTTGATTTTCTTCCACCTTGTTTCACTGTGCAGCCTTTGGCTGAATATCTGATTGTggatgtgtgtgggttttttttaatagcttcaatattttttatgctaaaaatgtttaattaatggAGATTGTATCATATTAAACACTTTGTGTCAAAAAAGTATCAATGCTTTTGACATTAGTTTgaactgtgttgtttttaaatctcttgtCCGCTTCTAAAGAAAGGGGCTAAAGAGTTTGTGGATCAGAATATGTTGCGGTCACAGAGGTCTCGGAGGCACCGAAGGCAGCAGCGTCCCACCAGCTCCAGCTGTCCTGGACCATCTGCATCTGCTGAGGAAGGAAAAGACAGTGACCATGAAACCACCTCTTCCTCAGGTAGGACTCTGATCTCACAGGAACTGGGTTAAGAGCTGATTTTGATATCAGCAACCGTTTTGTCTACTTGTGGTGTGATAAATAAGGGAGTTGTGGAAAATGTTCACTTTAAGTTTCTTATTTTCTagttgttatatttacttttgtcTTAAATTTTCTAACTCCAGCTACTCTTTCAGGCCTCATACagtataaacacagaaatgtgtttctgaGTCACTGTATGACTGAGCAGATGCATCATTTACCATAACCTCCCCCAAAATCCATCCCTTTCCTGGAGGCTGTGTGCCTCCAATGACTGCAGCCCTTCAGAAAAGTGAAATTTGGCCCATGATGATAGCTTACAAGTCATGCCCggctctctcctctgtctccctccttccATCTCCTCTCAATATCAACTCTCTCTTGCCAAGCAAAATAAACCATTAGTTTTGCATGCTTCAACCCCAACATAAACACTTTGTTCCCTTTCCCCTTCCTCcttcttggttttttttagcttttttttctttcatttctgttaACATCTTCATGTGGAGAGCAGCGGGAGGGAAATAAGAGCAATCTCCTCTGGCTCTTTATCGTCCTCTCCTCCCCCAGAGCTCTCAGGTTGTTGCTCGTCGCCATCAACGCCTCAGTGGAAGTCTCTGTTAGTGTTGGAAACCGCTCGTGCTCAGCCAGTGACTCAGCAGACTCTCTCGCACGTGTTgagataatgtggaaaaaacagaTTGTTGAGCAGATTAATAAAGATACTCAGTGCTGGAGCATGTGGCCACAGCAATGCTGCATTCAGCCTGTTGCCAAGCAACATTCGGCTCTCTGCCTCGAGCTGTGGGTGTGCGAGCATCAGTCTTGAATATCCGAAAAGCTAAATCAAAGCCTTGGtccccagtgtgtgtgtgtgtgtgtttgtacgtacgtacatgcgtgcgtgcgtgtgtgtgtgtgtgtgtgtgtgtgtgtccgcgcGTGCATGCAGATGCACCAAAATGGCATCCAGAAATAACTAAGTGTGTAAGTAGAGGGTTAAATTAGCACAACTGATGTGTGTGGGCAAATCAATAGCTGACAAAAACCTTTTGCCAGGACAAAGTAATACAAAGGCATGCAGGTGCATCTGCatgtatttaaatatgaaatggACTTTCTACCAAGATTAATTGGTCAGtgatttttgtctgtgtgtgtaacagagGGAAATTCGCGATGCCAGACACCCACTAAGCTGCGTCCAGGGGATATTCATGGGGAGCAGCAGGCGTGCTGCGTGGTCCAGTGGAGTGGGGCGGAGGAGTCACTGTTTAGGGTGCTACATGGCACTTACTTCAACAACTTCTGCTCCATCGCTCGCCTTATCGGCACAAAGAACTGCAAGGAGGTAAAATGCTCACTCTGAACAGTTGTCCCGTCTCAACATGTTTTGCTCTGGCACCATATGCAGAAGAAACTGTGTTaactttgatgttttcattcaccattaaaatgttaaatatgctCTTACTAACTGAATAAATGCACCTAACAAATTATTGCTTCGATCTAAAGAAATGTTGCTACATATAGCGCAAAATATGCCACAGATTTAGCACTCCTACAACATTCTCAGACCCACAATGaaaagtttcaaaacaaaaccagagatattgccttttttattccactttttCCTCCTTCTTGTTCAAACCAggtgcctacattacccacagtGCAACTGAACAGCCAACACTTCAGTCTGAGTGTGTAATGCTAATAGTGGCTAATGTAACTATGTGCTGCTAGCCATAAGGGGAGATGAGGAGTGGGCTTCACAAGTCTGATGATCTCACTTCTTTTTAAATCTAGACCtctagatttttttcatattcaatCATTGTTGCTTCTGGAGCTACAAAAGGCTCATACAGcttctttttaaccttttgtcATACAATGGTTTGTATCATATCTTCACTTGGACACTGGACACAAACTCCAGTCTcgtgggggaaagtcc includes these proteins:
- the ezh1 gene encoding histone-lysine N-methyltransferase EZH1 isoform X3, encoding MEETAAAAPAPGTGVAPPTPRPQPPSFVPSRSLLEWRRRVKSEYMRLRQLKRLKKVEEVKTLFMSNRQKIEEQTNLLNAEWSRLRIQSIPLSTSGGALANKKMCTVEFGFPGFKAQATAMRPLSTVAGIPFMYSWSPLQHNFMVEDETFLHNIPYMGDEVLEQDEAFLEELIDNYDGVHGDREGGFISDEVFKELVEALSQYSDHEDEEEEEAAVVTVPTTEVTGKKEDERVMRRSSVEGSEETKPGTAAFIRRKRRSTTEVKDMSSSKKVPNDNIFTAIASMFPYKGTTEELKEKYKDLLEPPSPVKLPPLCTPNLDGPFAKSVQREQSLHSFHTLFCRRCFKYDCFLHPFHATPNVYKRKSKEIRIETEPCGVDCFLLQKGAKEFVDQNMLRSQRSRRHRRQQRPTSSSCPGPSASAEEGKDSDHETTSSSEGNSRCQTPTKLRPGDIHGEQQACCVVQWSGAEESLFRVLHGTYFNNFCSIARLIGTKNCKEVYEFAVREVLIHGVPLGDGGIVPQKKKRKHRLWAKIQLKKDNSSNQVYNYQPCDHPDHPCDSSCPCVMTQNFCEKFCQCEHECQNRFPGCRCKTQCNTKQCPCYLAVRECDPDLCMTCGAADHWDSKAISCKNCSIQRGLKKHLLLAPSDVAGWGTFIKESVQKNEFISEYCGELISQDEADRRGRIYDKYMSSFLFNLNNADFVVDATRKGNKIRFANHSVNPNCYAKVVMVNGDHRIGIFAKRAILQGEELFFDYR
- the ezh1 gene encoding histone-lysine N-methyltransferase EZH1 isoform X1 translates to MEETAAAAPAPGTGVAPPTPRPQPPSFVPSRSLLEWRRRVKSEYMRLRQLKRLKKVEEVKTLFMSNRQKIEEQTNLLNAEWSRLRIQSIPLSTSGGALANKKMCTVEFGFPGFKAQATAMRPLSTVAGIPFMYSWSPLQHNFMVEDETFLHNIPYMGDEVLEQDEAFLEELIDNYDGVHGDREGGFISDEVFKELVEALSQYSDHEDEEEEEAAVVTVPTTEVTGKKEDERVMRRSSVEGSEETKPGTAAFIRRKRRSTTEVKDMSSSKKVPNDNIFTAIASMFPYKGTTEELKEKYKDLLEPPSPVKLPPLCTPNLDGPFAKSVQREQSLHSFHTLFCRRCFKYDCFLHPFHATPNVYKRKSKEIRIETEPCGVDCFLLQKGAKEFVDQNMLRSQRSRRHRRQQRPTSSSCPGPSASAEEGKDSDHETTSSSEGNSRCQTPTKLRPGDIHGEQQACCVVQWSGAEESLFRVLHGTYFNNFCSIARLIGTKNCKEVYEFAVREVLIHGVPLGDGGIVPQKKKRKHRLWAKIQLKKDNSSNQVYNYQPCDHPDHPCDSSCPCVMTQNFCEKFCQCEHECQNRFPGCRCKTQCNTKQCPCYLAVRECDPDLCMTCGAADHWDSKAISCKNCSIQRGLKKHLLLAPSDVAGWGTFIKESVQKNEFISEYCGELISQDEADRRGRIYDKYMSSFLFNLNNADFVVDATRKGNKIRFANHSVNPNCYAKVVMVNGDHRIGIFAKRAILQGEELFFDYRYSQADALKYVGIEREADMA
- the ezh1 gene encoding histone-lysine N-methyltransferase EZH1 isoform X2; the encoded protein is MEETAAAAPAPGTGVAPPTPRPQPPSFVPSRSLLEWRRRVKSEYMRLRQLKRLKKVEEVKTLFMSNRQKIEEQTNLLNAEWSRLRIQSIPLSTSGGALANKKMCTVEFGFPGFKAQATAMRPLSTVAGIPFMYSWSPLQHNFMVEDETFLHNIPYMGDEVLEQDEAFLEELIDNYDGVHGDREGGFISDEVFKELVEALSQYSDHEDEEEEEAAVVTVPTTEVTGKKEDERVMRRSSVEGSEETKPGTAAFIRRKRRSTTEVKDMSSSKKVPNDNIFTAIASMFPYKGTTEELKEKYKDLLEPPSPVKLPPLCTPNLDGPFAKSVQREQSLHSFHTLFCRRCFKYDCFLHPFHATPNVYKRKSKEIRIETEPCGVDCFLLQKGAKEFVDQNMLRSQRSRRHRRQQRPTSSSCPGPSASAEEGKDSDHETTSSSEGNSRCQTPTKLRPGDIHGEQQACCVVQWSGAEESLFRVLHGTYFNNFCSIARLIGTKNCKEVYEFAVREVLIHGVPLGDGGIVPQKKKRKHRLWAKIQLKKDNSSNQVYNYQPCDHPDHPCDSSCPCVMTQNFCEKFCQCEHECQNRFPGCRCKTQCNTKQCPCYLAVRECDPDLCMTCGAADHWDSKAISCKNCSIQRGLKKHLLLAPSDVAGWGTFIKESVQKNEFISEYCGELISQDEADRRGRIYDKYMSSFLFNLNNDFVVDATRKGNKIRFANHSVNPNCYAKVVMVNGDHRIGIFAKRAILQGEELFFDYRYSQADALKYVGIEREADMA
- the ezh1 gene encoding histone-lysine N-methyltransferase EZH1 isoform X4, whose product is MEETAAAAPAPGTGVAPPTPRPQPPSFVPSRSLLEWRRRVKSEYMRLRQLKRLKKVEEVKTLFMSNRQKIEEQTNLLNAEWSRLRIQSIPLSTSGGALANKKMCTVEFGFPGFKAQATAMRPLSTVAGIPFMYSWSPLQHNFMVEDETFLHNIPYMGDEVLEQDEAFLEELIDNYDGVHGDREGGFISDEVFKELVEALSQYSDHEDEEEEEAAVVTVPTTEVTGKKEDERVMRRSSVEGSEETKPGTAAFIRRKRRSTTEVKDMSSSKKVPNDNIFTAIASMFPYKGTTEELKEKYKDLLEPPSPVKLPPLCTPNLDGPFAKSVQREQSLHSFHTLFCRRCFKYDCFLHPFHATPNVYKRKSKEIRIETEPCGVDCFLLQKGAKEFVDQNMLRSQRSRRHRRQQRPTSSSCPGPSASAEEGKDSDHETTSSSEGNSRCQTPTKLRPGDIHGEQQACCVVQWSGAEESLFRVLHGTYFNNFCSIARLIGTKNCKEVYEFAVREVLIHGVPLGDGGIVPQKKKRKHRLWAKIQLKKDNSSNQVYNYQPCDHPDHPCDSSCPCVMTQNFCEKFCQCEHECQNRFPGCRCKTQCNTKQCPCYLAVRECDPDLCMTCGAADHWDSKAISCKNCSIQRGLKKHLLLAPSDVAGWGTFIKESVQKNEFISEYCGELISQDEADRRGRIYDKYMSSFLFNLNNADFVVDATRKGNKIRFANHSVNPNCYAKDTAKRMPSNMWG